From the Trifolium pratense cultivar HEN17-A07 linkage group LG4, ARS_RC_1.1, whole genome shotgun sequence genome, the window TCATAACTCTTAGGGCCATTCTGTAAATAGAATTCTTTATGAGTAATACTAACTTAATCTAGCCTGATGGTAACTGATTCTGTCCAATACAAACAAAAGACTGTTCAGTGAATATATTTCCAAGCCTGTTGCATGATTTCATCATTTATGAAGGGATGTAAAGACCACATTTGGCAGTAGCTTTCCAGTTCTTCCGATAACACGTTCAGATCTAAAGCAGAAACAATTCGTTCCTGTAACAAAATGGAAGATTTTAAGCGCTCTTCATTTGGCCGACAGTAAAGTCACAGAGAGATCATTGATTACCTGCATCAAATAGTCTTGCTTGACCATACTGTATACAATAGCCATCAGAGGAGCTAAACTTGTGTAatcagcattttccttaaattttgTAGTTGTGACATCAGTTCTTCCAGAGTGACATATATCAGTATTTTCCTCCTGAGTAAGAAGCAATTGCTTATCTAGTGAGCTAGAATTCTATAATTTCCATTATTACATATATATCAGAAATCGTGTAAATGATGCACAAATCTAGTATAGGTGTATAACTAAcatttttgttcaaaattattttgaacAATCTTGACATATCTCTATCAGTATCAAGCCTTATATCAGATAGTATATGTAAAACGATAGAATTTGCACAAGAAATTCTctcaattcaaaatttaatagtATTACCAAATCATTATATATTCCTTGCTCATTTAATTTAACATTGTCCTGATCTGAAAGGGCTGATAATTTTCCATGTATACTTTGTGTAACATTTGTTACATTAACCAGTATATCTTCAAGTTCATCAAGTACTACCTTTGCTGCAAGACATGACCAACTAGTTAATTgttaaacaaaaagaaagaaggcAGGATCACTAAGATGGCTATGAAATTATTCAACCCAATAAAGTGCAAAGAAAAAAGATAGAAACTTTGCAACAAGGAGCATGAGGCTTCACAACTACAGCAAGGAAACAGACAAAGTTTATGTGTGACTTTTTTTAGGTTTACacccaaaaaatatatacaacagAAAACTCAATGAAAACTAAAAAGCTGGACTAACAACTTATTCTTCTTACACCGACCGCAAGAAAGGGGCCTTGATTTTTCCGGAATGAATATTCGTATCAACGATAGCCAGTTCTTAAAAAACAACTTAATATGTAAAAGAACATTTTATATCAGAGTCAAAAGGAAGTTCTTTACTGCTTAAGTAATGCGATTGGAAAGAattattgaaaaatagaaaacaaacatCTTCATAAATTAAGCTGAGGTTGTTTGTTCCAGGCATAAATGTTAAATGTAAGCCAAGAAAAGAGCGCAGACAGCATAAATAAAGGCTCAACAGTCCAAATGGTTAAAAGAGAAATGTATATAAAAAGAAGCCATACCATCTCTGATTTGGTGAAGAAGTCCTTGTTTACATGAGC encodes:
- the LOC123924763 gene encoding uncharacterized protein LOC123924763 → MGSIEDKSISELEKQIFHKFRDFMTGITKFDELGTAGSKLLYGFQQALEFIRKPSINTNSKLINNIIKANETERLKSYVNFECKNRKDVVQNATSLGSCKQGLLHQIRDAKVVLDELEDILVNVTNVTQSIHGKLSALSDQDNVKLNEQGIYNDLEENTDICHSGRTDVTTTKFKENADYTSLAPLMAIVYSMVKQDYLMQERIVSALDLNVLSEELESYCQMWSLHPFINDEIMQQAWKYIH